In Stieleria varia, one genomic interval encodes:
- a CDS encoding riboflavin synthase — protein sequence MFTGLVETMGTIIEVVEDGPGKRLAVQSPLIATDAKLGDSICINGCCLTVIAMDGDRLEFEAGEETLKRTNLGQLTAGCNVNLERSLAVGDRLGGHYVTGHVDALGQLIERVNDPPWANLRFRMPGELASQVASKGSIAIDGISLTVVDVDDDSFSVALIPHTLSVTTLGQRAVGDDVNLETDVLAKYVQRSLGRE from the coding sequence ATGTTTACCGGTCTTGTGGAAACCATGGGAACGATTATTGAAGTCGTGGAGGACGGTCCCGGAAAGCGTTTGGCGGTCCAATCCCCCTTGATTGCCACTGATGCGAAACTGGGCGACAGTATTTGCATCAACGGCTGTTGTTTGACGGTCATCGCGATGGACGGCGACCGCTTGGAATTCGAGGCCGGCGAGGAAACGCTCAAGCGGACCAACCTGGGCCAACTGACTGCTGGCTGCAACGTGAATTTGGAGAGATCCTTGGCAGTAGGCGATCGCTTGGGCGGCCACTATGTGACAGGCCATGTTGATGCTCTGGGGCAGTTGATCGAGCGAGTGAACGATCCGCCGTGGGCGAACTTGCGATTCCGCATGCCCGGAGAGCTTGCCAGCCAAGTCGCTTCCAAGGGCAGCATCGCGATCGACGGCATCAGTCTGACGGTGGTCGATGTGGACGACGATTCGTTCAGCGTCGCACTGATCCCGCACACCTTGTCCGTCACGACACTTGGTCAGCGCGCCGTCGGCGACGATGTCAATTTAGAAACCGACGTGCTGGCAAAGTACGTCCAACGATCGCTGGGCCGAGAATAA
- a CDS encoding superoxide dismutase has translation MPYSLPELPYAYDALEPHIDARTMEIHHTKHHNAYITKVNAAIEGTDLDGKSIEDLVADLASVPADKRGAVRNNGGGHANHSLFWSVMGPGKGGSPSGDLAAAIDAAFGSFDAMKEKFGDAAATRFGSGWAWLVLDNDGLKIGSTANQDSPLMGAEVAGIGGTPILGLDVWEHAYYLKYQNLRPSYIEAFWNVVDWDAVAARYAAAK, from the coding sequence ATGCCTTACTCACTCCCCGAACTCCCCTACGCCTACGACGCGTTGGAGCCACATATCGATGCTCGGACGATGGAAATCCACCATACCAAGCACCATAATGCCTACATCACCAAGGTCAATGCAGCGATCGAAGGCACCGATCTGGATGGCAAATCGATCGAAGACCTCGTGGCCGATCTGGCTTCGGTGCCCGCAGACAAACGCGGCGCGGTACGAAACAACGGCGGCGGTCACGCCAATCACTCTTTGTTCTGGAGTGTGATGGGACCGGGCAAGGGTGGCAGCCCCAGCGGCGATTTGGCCGCAGCGATTGATGCGGCGTTTGGCAGTTTTGACGCGATGAAGGAAAAGTTTGGCGACGCCGCTGCGACGCGTTTCGGCAGCGGTTGGGCTTGGCTGGTCCTCGACAACGACGGGCTGAAGATCGGTAGCACGGCCAATCAGGACAGCCCCCTGATGGGCGCGGAAGTCGCCGGGATCGGCGGTACTCCGATTCTGGGCTTGGACGTGTGGGAGCACGCTTATTACCTGAAATATCAGAACTTGCGTCCGTCGTACATCGAAGCGTTCTGGAACGTCGTCGATTGGGACGCCGTCGCGGCTCGTTACGCAGCGGCCAAGTAG
- a CDS encoding DUF1559 domain-containing protein: MQRVRSFSSRPGFTLVELLVVIAIIGILVGLLLPAVQAAREAARRMSCSNNFKQIGLGIQNYHGSFKQLPTNGTGTKQVPSMTDASNQSNRLFVSWLVPILPYIEQQALWEQIANPSTQVTAGQTLPASVNGAWNAMGPVPWITTYVPWVTQVPTYRCPSDSGQALGPGQFARTNYACSVGDANDRGHNGGINDFGFWGNFNNRDEDWAVTRARSAQRGFFWNRNESKFRDVLDGLSNTIAAGEVNTSGGKREISADFVRNITTMINVNDTVLTPARCKEGAHIDPLRPQFYDPTASVSATLSEGKHCRWADSRPYYSAFHTILPPNSPSCVAAANDGNHSGVISTAGSRHSGGAHILMGDGAVVFITDSVDTGNLESVTVGRDAPALPAGTASPYGLWGSLGTRDMKEVIQEQLNQ; the protein is encoded by the coding sequence ATGCAAAGAGTTCGTTCGTTTTCTTCCCGACCGGGTTTCACCTTGGTGGAACTGTTGGTCGTCATCGCCATCATTGGCATCCTCGTGGGTTTGTTGTTGCCTGCCGTTCAGGCTGCCCGCGAGGCTGCGCGACGCATGTCGTGCAGTAACAATTTCAAGCAGATCGGACTTGGAATCCAGAACTATCACGGTTCATTCAAGCAGTTGCCTACGAACGGAACGGGTACCAAACAGGTTCCCTCCATGACCGATGCAAGCAACCAGAGTAATCGTCTGTTTGTCAGTTGGTTGGTTCCTATTCTGCCGTACATCGAGCAACAAGCTTTGTGGGAGCAGATCGCGAATCCCAGTACACAAGTCACCGCTGGCCAGACGTTGCCTGCTAGCGTGAACGGCGCATGGAATGCCATGGGTCCTGTGCCTTGGATCACCACCTACGTGCCATGGGTCACCCAAGTCCCGACGTACCGTTGTCCCAGTGACTCGGGTCAAGCTCTTGGTCCTGGACAATTCGCACGGACGAACTATGCATGTTCAGTCGGTGATGCGAACGACCGTGGTCACAATGGCGGCATCAACGACTTCGGTTTCTGGGGCAATTTCAACAATCGTGACGAAGACTGGGCGGTGACACGAGCACGCTCCGCACAACGCGGATTCTTTTGGAATCGTAATGAGTCCAAGTTCCGAGATGTTCTGGACGGGCTTTCCAACACCATTGCGGCTGGCGAAGTCAACACGTCGGGCGGTAAGCGTGAAATCAGCGCGGATTTTGTTCGCAACATCACGACCATGATCAATGTCAACGATACCGTCTTGACTCCAGCTCGGTGCAAGGAAGGTGCTCACATTGATCCTCTACGACCTCAGTTCTACGATCCAACCGCATCGGTTAGCGCTACCTTGTCAGAGGGCAAGCACTGTCGTTGGGCTGATTCGCGTCCCTATTACTCCGCCTTCCACACCATCCTGCCGCCAAACTCTCCCAGTTGCGTGGCTGCTGCGAATGATGGAAATCACTCCGGCGTGATCTCAACGGCGGGAAGCCGTCACTCCGGTGGTGCTCACATCCTGATGGGCGATGGTGCTGTGGTCTTCATCACGGACAGCGTCGACACGGGTAATCTCGAGAGTGTGACCGTCGGTCGTGACGCTCCCGCTTTGCCAGCTGGCACCGCAAGCCCTTACGGACTTTGGGGTTCACTGGGCACACGTGACATGAAAGAAGTCATCCAAGAACAGTTGAATCAATAG
- the eno gene encoding phosphopyruvate hydratase, whose product MTLIEAIHARQILDSRGNPTIECEVLLSDGSHGRAAVPSGASTGAHEAWELRDGDKDCFMGKGVTKAVANVNEKIAEALQGMDATDQAEIDMAMIALDGSDNKSNLGANAILGVSLAIAHAAAAATGQPLYRYLGGVGARLLPAPMMNIINGGEHADNSVDVQEFMVMPLGFERFSDALRCGTEIFHNLKKVLSGKGYNTAVGDEGGFAPDLKSNQEALDVIMQAIDQAGYKAGEQVWIALDAASTEFYSSETQKYKIDGSELSGDEMVDFLADWCSKYPICSIEDGAAEDDWATWKKMTEKLGDKVQLVGDDLFVTNVQRLQKGIDEGIANSILIKVNQIGTLTETIDSIQLANRNNYTAVTSHRSGETEDSTIADLAVALSTGQIKTGSASRSDRMAKYNQLLRIEELLGGAALYGGPLFAAKLKG is encoded by the coding sequence ATGACGTTGATCGAAGCCATTCATGCCCGGCAAATCCTGGACAGCCGTGGAAACCCCACCATCGAATGCGAAGTCCTGCTGAGCGACGGATCTCATGGCCGCGCCGCAGTCCCCAGCGGTGCCAGCACCGGTGCCCACGAAGCTTGGGAGCTGCGTGACGGTGATAAAGACTGTTTCATGGGCAAAGGTGTCACCAAGGCCGTCGCCAACGTCAATGAAAAGATCGCCGAAGCCCTGCAGGGAATGGACGCGACCGACCAAGCAGAAATCGACATGGCCATGATCGCCCTGGACGGTTCGGACAACAAAAGCAATCTCGGTGCCAACGCGATCCTCGGTGTCTCGCTGGCGATCGCACACGCCGCCGCTGCCGCAACCGGTCAACCCCTGTATCGCTACCTTGGCGGAGTCGGCGCTCGTCTGTTGCCCGCGCCCATGATGAACATCATCAACGGTGGCGAGCACGCGGACAACTCGGTCGACGTTCAAGAATTCATGGTGATGCCGCTCGGATTCGAACGTTTCAGCGATGCCCTGCGCTGCGGAACGGAAATCTTTCACAATCTCAAGAAAGTGCTTTCGGGCAAAGGCTACAACACCGCGGTGGGTGACGAAGGCGGTTTTGCACCCGACCTGAAGAGCAATCAGGAAGCCTTGGATGTGATCATGCAAGCGATCGACCAAGCCGGCTACAAAGCGGGTGAGCAAGTTTGGATCGCACTGGATGCCGCGTCGACCGAGTTCTACAGCAGCGAAACACAAAAGTACAAGATTGACGGCTCCGAGCTTTCCGGAGACGAAATGGTCGACTTCCTGGCCGACTGGTGCAGCAAGTATCCGATCTGCAGCATCGAAGACGGAGCCGCGGAAGACGACTGGGCGACTTGGAAGAAGATGACGGAGAAGCTCGGCGACAAAGTCCAGCTCGTCGGCGACGATTTGTTCGTCACCAACGTGCAACGTCTGCAAAAAGGCATCGACGAAGGAATCGCCAACAGCATCTTGATCAAGGTCAACCAGATCGGAACGCTGACTGAGACGATCGACTCAATCCAATTGGCCAACCGCAACAACTACACCGCCGTTACCAGTCACCGAAGCGGTGAAACGGAAGACTCCACGATCGCCGACTTGGCCGTCGCACTGTCCACCGGCCAGATCAAGACCGGTTCGGCAAGCCGCAGCGACCGGATGGCAAAGTACAACCAACTGCTGCGTATCGAAGAACTGCTCGGTGGCGCAGCCCTGTACGGTGGCCCCTTGTTCGCCGCCAAGCTGAAGGGCTGA
- the rsmA gene encoding 16S rRNA (adenine(1518)-N(6)/adenine(1519)-N(6))-dimethyltransferase RsmA: MNQPRQTASYLSKRLTQAGLRPVSHFGQNFLIDLNLVDLIARSAEIRRTDVVLEVGTGVGSLTTRLADAAGAVLSIEIDTNLHGLAQDELRGRENVRLLLGDALKNKNSLRPEIMENVRDAYERLGEEARFLLVANLPYNIATPLISNLLHETPTPDVMVVTIQKELGDRMLAQPSTKDYGALSVWVQSLCDVSLVRILPPTVFWPRPKVHSAIIRLDLIPERRASFADLEYFHQMVRALFFHRRKFLRSVVISAMKGRLDKTQIDEVLSQLGHGENARTEELTVQQIQELVEALRQKEIAVGGAQA, from the coding sequence ATGAATCAACCAAGACAAACCGCATCCTATCTTTCCAAGCGGTTGACCCAGGCAGGGCTGAGACCGGTCTCGCACTTTGGCCAAAACTTTCTCATCGACCTGAACCTCGTCGATTTGATCGCCCGCTCGGCCGAGATTCGTCGCACCGATGTTGTGCTGGAAGTGGGCACCGGAGTGGGATCGCTGACCACGAGATTGGCTGACGCTGCCGGCGCGGTGCTGTCGATCGAGATCGACACGAACTTGCACGGATTAGCGCAAGACGAGCTGCGGGGTCGCGAGAACGTTCGCCTGTTGCTCGGAGACGCGTTGAAAAACAAGAATTCGCTGCGTCCAGAGATCATGGAAAACGTTCGCGACGCGTATGAGCGTTTGGGCGAGGAGGCGAGGTTCTTGCTGGTCGCAAACCTGCCCTACAACATTGCCACTCCCTTGATCAGCAATCTATTGCACGAGACACCGACCCCGGACGTGATGGTGGTCACGATTCAAAAGGAACTCGGGGATCGGATGTTGGCTCAGCCGTCGACAAAGGACTACGGGGCACTGAGTGTTTGGGTCCAATCGCTGTGCGATGTCAGTTTGGTTCGCATCCTGCCTCCGACGGTGTTTTGGCCGCGACCCAAAGTGCACTCGGCGATCATTCGGCTGGACTTGATTCCCGAGCGACGTGCGTCCTTCGCGGACTTGGAATACTTTCACCAAATGGTTCGCGCGTTGTTCTTTCATCGACGCAAGTTCTTGCGCAGTGTGGTGATCAGCGCGATGAAGGGGCGGTTGGACAAGACGCAAATCGACGAGGTCTTGTCGCAACTCGGCCATGGGGAAAACGCTCGGACGGAGGAGTTGACCGTCCAACAGATCCAGGAGCTGGTGGAAGCGTTGCGGCAAAAAGAGATAGCCGTCGGCGGGGCGCAAGCGTGA
- a CDS encoding lysylphosphatidylglycerol synthase transmembrane domain-containing protein, which yields MPPPRKQLIRIAKIVIAIMVTIGLVWSGHKAVIQWNEQTTQLRTQVAELTRAAESADGMEAAEAILAQRDAVLAGIPTLANVNWSRLAIASLLYGLGIMANGLVLREALMTFGHRVGVVTSVAAQTLGQVGKYVPGKAMVVVMRAGALREVGVPVVPASISVFMETFLMMGVGATVAGVLVLWLPVPTWLVWSAIGLAVAACIPTLPPILRRVAMRVMPNSQSDEVSDGSDGSAFDELSRIAPTNATRFLVIGWLWTLVSWAGIGGAFMLTISAIPSTAEQPAWPLLAAASTAAIALAMVIGFVSLLPGGAGIRELVLTTLLSPVVGPASALLSAIAARIMSIVVEVLLAGLAWWVLRKPDASKSSPLD from the coding sequence ATGCCGCCGCCACGAAAACAGTTGATTCGGATTGCCAAGATCGTCATCGCGATCATGGTGACGATCGGACTTGTTTGGTCAGGCCACAAGGCAGTCATTCAGTGGAACGAGCAGACCACACAACTTCGCACGCAGGTCGCTGAGTTGACTCGGGCGGCGGAGTCGGCGGATGGGATGGAGGCGGCCGAAGCGATCTTGGCACAGCGAGATGCGGTGTTAGCCGGGATACCGACGTTGGCAAACGTGAATTGGTCGCGTCTGGCGATCGCCTCGTTGCTCTACGGACTGGGGATCATGGCCAACGGTTTGGTGTTGCGGGAAGCGTTGATGACCTTCGGGCATCGCGTCGGCGTGGTGACGTCTGTGGCCGCCCAGACGCTGGGGCAGGTTGGGAAATATGTTCCTGGCAAAGCAATGGTGGTGGTGATGCGAGCCGGTGCGTTGCGTGAAGTCGGGGTGCCGGTTGTGCCAGCGTCCATCAGCGTCTTCATGGAGACGTTTCTGATGATGGGCGTGGGAGCGACGGTGGCGGGTGTTTTGGTTCTGTGGCTGCCTGTCCCCACTTGGTTGGTCTGGTCGGCGATCGGATTGGCGGTCGCCGCCTGCATACCTACTTTGCCGCCCATTTTGCGTCGCGTGGCGATGCGTGTGATGCCGAACTCGCAGTCGGACGAGGTTTCGGACGGTTCAGACGGATCTGCCTTTGACGAGTTGTCGAGGATCGCTCCCACCAACGCAACGCGATTCTTGGTGATCGGTTGGCTATGGACCTTGGTTTCGTGGGCGGGGATCGGCGGCGCGTTCATGTTGACCATTTCCGCGATTCCCAGTACCGCAGAACAACCGGCGTGGCCCTTGTTGGCTGCTGCGTCGACCGCAGCGATCGCGTTGGCCATGGTGATCGGATTCGTCTCGCTGCTGCCCGGCGGGGCGGGGATTCGCGAGCTCGTTTTGACGACCTTGCTCTCTCCAGTGGTCGGTCCTGCATCGGCTTTACTGTCCGCGATCGCGGCGCGGATCATGTCGATTGTGGTCGAAGTCCTGTTGGCGGGACTCGCGTGGTGGGTGTTGCGAAAACCAGACGCATCGAAATCGTCCCCGTTGGATTGA
- a CDS encoding multiheme c-type cytochrome, giving the protein MNYKHWIALVSIVLVVAWFGYDAMQSKRDDALVRDLMKAQQQRSDSETELSPVSEPPADMVVNWISDENIWFVGKYQDGGGVEIPFRPGESRQQSEDVAPRHENPGFVGPAECQECHQEKYQSFLATGHYKTSRPVNESTIDGSFQPGTNTFQTSDPNVSFEMIHQGDEFLQRTHFFDWSFDVPMDIIMGSSKMAQTYLYWHKDGLYQLNVTHITDGNQWINSPGYIDGDAAYARPIPQRCLECHMTYFDFRGKINHYTPGSMILGVTCERCHGPAKEHVEFHRENRDAREAVGITNPADLERLTQMEVCGQCHGGSRHLKGDALSFRPGDHLDDHYQPPDDELDVKNSVHTSNQLTRLSQSECFLQSQMTCIDCHDPHHNERGNQKLFSSRCMACHKSESDCGFFPHEGVEFAENCVDCHMPRRSTEKLRLKSVEGDVFPPLRDHLIRIDHEATKVHLAK; this is encoded by the coding sequence TTGAACTACAAACATTGGATAGCACTCGTTTCGATCGTCTTGGTCGTTGCTTGGTTCGGCTACGATGCGATGCAATCGAAACGCGACGATGCGTTGGTTCGCGATCTGATGAAGGCACAACAACAGCGAAGCGATAGCGAAACGGAATTGTCGCCAGTCTCTGAGCCGCCCGCTGACATGGTGGTGAATTGGATTTCAGACGAAAACATTTGGTTCGTCGGCAAGTACCAGGACGGCGGTGGGGTAGAGATCCCCTTTCGCCCCGGTGAATCTCGCCAGCAAAGCGAGGATGTCGCTCCCCGTCATGAAAACCCCGGGTTTGTCGGTCCGGCAGAGTGCCAGGAATGCCATCAAGAGAAGTATCAGTCATTTCTCGCGACCGGGCACTACAAGACAAGCCGACCGGTCAACGAATCGACGATCGATGGAAGTTTTCAGCCCGGCACCAACACGTTTCAGACCTCCGACCCCAACGTATCCTTTGAAATGATTCATCAAGGTGATGAGTTTCTGCAACGGACCCATTTCTTTGACTGGAGCTTTGACGTCCCAATGGACATCATCATGGGATCGTCCAAAATGGCTCAAACGTATTTGTACTGGCACAAAGACGGTCTTTATCAACTCAATGTGACGCACATTACCGACGGCAACCAATGGATCAATAGCCCCGGTTACATCGACGGAGACGCTGCTTACGCTCGACCGATTCCACAACGTTGCCTGGAGTGCCACATGACGTATTTTGATTTTCGCGGGAAAATCAATCACTACACACCCGGCTCAATGATCCTCGGCGTCACCTGCGAGCGGTGCCATGGACCAGCAAAGGAGCACGTGGAATTTCATCGTGAAAATCGAGACGCTCGTGAAGCGGTCGGCATTACCAATCCAGCCGACTTGGAACGTCTGACCCAGATGGAGGTTTGCGGGCAATGCCATGGAGGATCAAGGCACCTGAAAGGCGATGCATTGAGCTTTCGCCCTGGCGATCATCTGGATGACCACTACCAACCTCCGGACGACGAGCTTGACGTCAAGAACAGCGTTCACACCAGCAATCAGTTGACTCGATTGTCACAGAGCGAATGTTTTCTGCAGTCGCAGATGACTTGCATCGATTGCCATGATCCCCATCACAACGAGCGTGGAAACCAGAAGCTGTTTTCCAGCCGCTGCATGGCCTGCCACAAGAGTGAAAGTGATTGCGGATTCTTTCCTCACGAAGGCGTCGAGTTTGCCGAAAACTGTGTCGACTGTCACATGCCACGACGCTCGACTGAAAAGCTTCGGTTAAAGAGTGTCGAGGGCGATGTCTTCCCGCCTCTTCGCGATCACCTCATTCGTATCGACCATGAAGCCACCAAGGTTCACCTCGCTAAGTAG